A window of the Mucilaginibacter sp. cycad4 genome harbors these coding sequences:
- a CDS encoding RICIN domain-containing protein: MRKNLTTGALCCLLVLAMGCSKDSIQKGADLSGQKFGKQSFALSTTNTNGFRGINWADPNGNEGDGRVVLPSGMTTSLTATQAATLATSISSAVKTSGGTTIRMPINPWTASSSTYWPVYQAAINAVVANGCKVILCYWPVGVHHVPDTAQWHTMWTTVNNVYKNNTSVLYEPINEPVDYSSTDLNNLYAGFLTTYSPADGKCILDGTGYAADVTAVGADSRLANQYLGLHCYWWFWGSYNVWSSYYSIMSARTGSYASRTIVTEVGIETFRNMSFWWQWDTGVYVDQAFLTGSLAYAKDNSMGTIAWSGVNDIDTYRWYTANNNLTEVSPGTANMFKWSWKLTASPVWIGPVADGRYQLQNRASGLMLDNLGSTTDGAAVAQWASGTSNNQKWNISYTAGYYTLSCVTGKECLDVGTNTTDGSNVLQYVVGTSTNQRWSLVSTGDGYYRVINLTTGKCLDTGGLTANGSSVQQWYQGSSYNQQWKLIAQ, translated from the coding sequence ATGAGAAAAAATTTAACTACCGGGGCACTATGCTGCCTGTTAGTCCTGGCTATGGGCTGTTCTAAAGATTCTATTCAAAAAGGCGCTGATCTATCAGGTCAAAAGTTTGGAAAACAATCATTTGCCCTCTCAACCACCAATACAAACGGTTTCAGGGGTATAAACTGGGCCGACCCTAATGGAAACGAGGGCGACGGAAGGGTTGTATTGCCCAGTGGTATGACAACATCCCTCACCGCAACACAGGCCGCCACTTTGGCTACCAGTATATCCAGTGCCGTTAAAACAAGCGGAGGTACCACCATCAGGATGCCCATTAATCCCTGGACCGCATCAAGCTCAACCTATTGGCCGGTTTACCAGGCTGCTATTAACGCAGTTGTAGCCAATGGTTGCAAGGTGATCCTGTGCTACTGGCCGGTTGGTGTACACCACGTGCCTGATACCGCCCAATGGCATACCATGTGGACAACTGTAAATAATGTATATAAAAACAACACATCGGTATTATATGAACCTATCAACGAGCCGGTTGATTACTCAAGTACAGATTTAAATAACCTATATGCCGGTTTCTTAACCACTTATAGCCCGGCCGATGGAAAATGTATCCTGGATGGTACCGGTTATGCTGCAGACGTAACTGCTGTTGGCGCCGATTCGAGATTAGCCAATCAATATCTTGGCCTGCATTGCTACTGGTGGTTCTGGGGCTCGTACAATGTTTGGTCAAGCTACTACAGTATCATGTCGGCCAGGACAGGCTCTTATGCTTCGCGTACCATAGTTACCGAGGTCGGTATCGAAACATTCAGGAACATGAGTTTCTGGTGGCAATGGGATACCGGCGTATATGTTGACCAGGCATTTCTGACCGGATCACTTGCTTATGCCAAGGATAATTCAATGGGAACAATTGCGTGGTCGGGTGTTAATGATATTGATACCTATCGTTGGTACACAGCAAACAATAACCTCACCGAGGTTAGCCCGGGCACTGCCAACATGTTCAAGTGGTCATGGAAACTTACAGCCTCACCTGTATGGATAGGGCCGGTTGCCGACGGGCGGTACCAGCTTCAGAACCGCGCCTCGGGCCTTATGCTTGATAATTTGGGCAGTACTACCGATGGTGCAGCGGTAGCTCAATGGGCATCGGGAACAAGCAACAATCAGAAATGGAATATAAGCTATACTGCAGGTTATTATACTTTAAGCTGTGTTACAGGAAAAGAATGCCTTGATGTGGGTACCAATACTACCGATGGGTCAAATGTTTTACAGTACGTGGTAGGCACAAGTACTAACCAGCGTTGGTCGCTTGTATCAACCGGAGATGGTTATTACCGGGTAATTAACCTTACGACGGGTAAATGCCTTGATACAGGTGGTTTAACTGCCAACGGGTCATCTGTACAACAATGGTACCAGGGCTCAAGCTACAATCAACAATGGAAGCTTATTGCTCAATAA
- a CDS encoding TolC family protein has protein sequence MKKIIKYGLFVLLLPARVAAQGTGLHVLSINDLFDLAEKNSKTLAISRQNIEASGQRTEIAKSAKLPEISAGISAGYIGNITILNPNFSFNETVPAPHFTNDYTLEASQVLYSGSSINNNIKKAKLQEQLAGLTYEENRETIRLLLVGKYLELYRLFNQKKVYAKNIELAKARLKNIQGLHIEGMVTKNDMIRSQLQITDLDVLAEQVDNNIAIINKELTVTLGLPDGLQIGVDTTIAANKLETVNFNEYLNRAYAFRPAVKANTINESIADKNISLAKAEKLPKLGLYAGDGLSRPYLNILPPQDIYYNVYQAGIRLTYNVSSLYHAKDKIRLAQIERSQQQSYSEQVKQQAELDVNAAFIKFNEAKTEMVRRQQAQLLADDNYRIVEKKYLNQLALLTDILDASSAKLTTELNRANAGINILYQWYALQKATGKL, from the coding sequence ATGAAAAAAATAATCAAATACGGGCTTTTCGTTTTATTACTACCGGCCCGGGTAGCTGCCCAGGGTACGGGCCTCCATGTCTTAAGTATAAATGATCTTTTTGACCTGGCTGAAAAAAACTCCAAGACCTTAGCAATTTCCCGCCAGAATATTGAAGCAAGCGGACAACGCACGGAGATCGCCAAATCAGCAAAATTGCCGGAGATCAGTGCAGGCATCAGCGCCGGGTATATCGGCAACATCACCATTTTGAACCCGAATTTCAGTTTTAACGAAACGGTGCCAGCCCCGCACTTTACCAATGATTATACGCTGGAAGCCAGCCAGGTCCTTTACAGCGGTAGCAGTATCAACAACAACATCAAAAAAGCTAAGCTGCAGGAACAACTGGCCGGGCTGACCTATGAAGAGAACCGCGAAACGATACGCCTGTTGCTGGTTGGTAAATACCTGGAATTGTACCGCCTTTTCAATCAGAAAAAAGTGTATGCAAAAAATATAGAGCTGGCCAAAGCCAGGTTGAAAAACATACAGGGGCTGCATATAGAAGGCATGGTCACTAAAAATGATATGATCCGCAGTCAGCTGCAGATCACCGATCTGGATGTATTAGCCGAACAGGTTGATAATAATATTGCTATCATCAACAAAGAGCTAACCGTAACTTTAGGCCTGCCCGACGGCCTGCAGATTGGTGTAGATACCACGATTGCAGCTAACAAGCTGGAAACTGTCAATTTCAACGAATACCTTAATAGGGCCTATGCGTTCAGACCGGCGGTAAAGGCCAATACCATTAACGAAAGTATCGCGGATAAGAATATCAGCCTGGCTAAGGCCGAGAAATTACCTAAGCTGGGCCTTTACGCAGGTGATGGGTTATCACGTCCCTACCTGAACATACTGCCACCTCAGGATATTTATTATAATGTGTATCAGGCCGGTATCAGGCTAACCTATAACGTTTCCTCTTTATACCACGCCAAAGACAAGATCAGATTGGCACAGATAGAACGCTCACAGCAGCAATCCTATTCGGAACAGGTAAAACAACAGGCCGAACTGGACGTCAACGCTGCATTTATCAAATTCAATGAGGCCAAAACGGAAATGGTTCGCCGTCAGCAGGCACAACTACTGGCAGATGATAATTACCGCATAGTAGAAAAAAAATACCTCAATCAGCTGGCACTGCTTACCGACATTCTGGATGCCAGTTCGGCCAAATTAACAACAGAACTGAACCGGGCCAACGCAGGCATCAATATCCTTTACCAATGGTACGCGCTCCAAAAAGCAACCGGAAAATTATAA
- a CDS encoding RagB/SusD family nutrient uptake outer membrane protein produces MKNIYKVLTVLSVINLASCKKGLLDKTPNDRLSPSTFYQNETQVKMALVGIYNAIQPNATPAQFFQFDFESDNAYCQDAWQGSKEVGEWQTTSNSWAPYAKWTQDYAIISRANEFLKDVAAASIDATVKSQMAAEAKFLRGYAYVDLIAYFGDVPLITQVQSLSDAYVSRTAKATVLTQIVADLTDAAAALPTSYSGSDVGRATKGAALAYKAKVLLYNGKWADAAQAAQDVIDLKAYSLYSNYGLLFDETHENNSEVIFDIQYIPTTQPQPWPSSALSLSVWPTPNVTADLIDSYYMANGLPITNSASGYNAQNPYVNRDPRLAASVVLPGSQWGSTTYIPANDVVPSGARPRKYAAIGIADPNNCSLNTILMRYADVLLIRAEALIESGSTAAEIYTLIDQVRARVNMPTVESVEGSSLSQAQLRAVLRHERRVEFFMEGTRYADILRWKDQSLVHDVYGYDKSLLSNPASASTWKFSQVKLETRTFNAAKGWLWPIPQADIDINNKLLPNNPGY; encoded by the coding sequence ATGAAAAATATATATAAAGTCTTAACCGTGTTATCTGTTATTAATCTTGCAAGCTGCAAGAAAGGCCTTTTGGACAAGACGCCAAATGACCGTTTATCGCCTTCCACATTTTACCAAAATGAAACCCAGGTAAAAATGGCACTGGTTGGTATTTACAATGCCATACAACCTAATGCAACGCCGGCACAATTTTTTCAATTTGATTTTGAATCAGATAACGCCTATTGCCAGGATGCATGGCAAGGCTCGAAAGAAGTAGGAGAATGGCAAACAACATCCAATAGCTGGGCCCCATACGCTAAGTGGACACAGGATTATGCTATTATTTCAAGGGCTAATGAGTTTCTTAAGGATGTTGCCGCTGCAAGTATTGATGCTACAGTAAAAAGCCAAATGGCAGCGGAGGCGAAGTTTTTACGTGGTTACGCATATGTTGATCTAATCGCTTATTTTGGTGATGTGCCATTAATTACGCAGGTTCAGTCACTTTCAGACGCATATGTTTCCAGAACGGCCAAAGCCACTGTGTTAACACAGATCGTAGCTGACCTTACAGACGCCGCTGCGGCGCTGCCAACCTCCTATTCGGGTTCTGACGTGGGCCGTGCAACAAAAGGCGCCGCCCTGGCCTATAAAGCAAAAGTGCTTTTATATAACGGAAAATGGGCTGATGCCGCACAGGCAGCGCAGGATGTTATTGACCTTAAAGCTTATAGTTTATATTCCAATTATGGTTTGTTGTTTGATGAAACGCATGAAAACAACAGCGAAGTAATTTTTGATATCCAATATATACCAACCACCCAACCACAACCCTGGCCGTCATCTGCGTTATCTTTAAGCGTTTGGCCAACACCAAATGTTACCGCCGACTTGATAGATTCATACTATATGGCCAATGGGTTGCCAATTACTAATTCGGCTTCAGGATACAATGCTCAAAATCCTTATGTCAATCGTGATCCAAGGTTGGCTGCTTCGGTGGTGCTGCCGGGCTCTCAGTGGGGTTCAACCACCTATATTCCAGCCAATGATGTGGTTCCATCAGGGGCTCGTCCGCGCAAGTATGCGGCGATTGGCATTGCAGACCCCAATAATTGTTCCCTGAATACTATCCTGATGCGTTACGCTGATGTATTGCTGATCCGCGCCGAAGCCTTGATTGAATCCGGAAGCACTGCGGCAGAAATCTATACACTTATTGACCAGGTGCGGGCACGGGTAAATATGCCAACGGTTGAAAGTGTAGAAGGTTCCAGCTTGAGCCAGGCGCAATTACGTGCGGTTTTACGCCATGAACGCAGGGTTGAATTCTTTATGGAAGGTACCCGGTATGCCGACATATTACGATGGAAAGACCAGTCACTGGTTCATGACGTGTATGGTTATGACAAATCATTACTGAGTAACCCGGCAAGTGCATCTACCTGGAAATTTAGCCAGGTTAAGTTAGAAACCAGGACATTTAATGCAGCCAAAGGATGGTTATGGCCAATACCCCAGGCTGATATTGATATTAACAACAAATTGTTACCTAACAATCCGGGATATTAA
- a CDS encoding MarR family transcriptional regulator, with protein sequence MEKGFDNLMVPFMDNLIAVRQAVKTFFQRRIKELDSDISYEMFQVLNVLWRKNEVNQQEIANAVQKGKASLTPLIDNLVKLQLVTRTEDSVDRRNKIITLTKEGQAFQKKMDPIFNDFYTQFGAGLSEKEIQTATIMLSKILSQVNN encoded by the coding sequence ATGGAAAAGGGATTTGATAATCTGATGGTACCGTTTATGGATAACCTGATTGCCGTTCGCCAGGCGGTTAAAACTTTTTTTCAGCGGCGGATCAAAGAACTGGACAGCGATATCAGCTATGAAATGTTCCAGGTACTAAATGTATTGTGGCGTAAAAACGAAGTGAACCAGCAGGAGATCGCGAATGCGGTGCAAAAAGGTAAAGCCAGCCTTACCCCATTGATCGATAACCTGGTAAAACTTCAACTGGTTACCCGGACGGAAGACAGCGTCGACCGTCGGAACAAGATCATTACACTTACTAAAGAAGGTCAGGCCTTTCAAAAGAAGATGGATCCAATCTTTAACGATTTCTATACACAGTTCGGTGCAGGGCTTTCCGAAAAGGAGATCCAGACGGCGACTATCATGCTATCAAAAATTTTAAGTCAGGTTAACAATTAA
- a CDS encoding TonB-dependent receptor — protein MKRKLLISNYLYSKGFRAALKTLALFILPIGANALTPNLINHNNGPITGQIASDKAVITVKGSIIDASNGQPLIGVSISVKGTNKGTLSDIKGNFQLTNVPDNAVLVVTYISYEKVEIAVSGKTDIAIKLQPSMKTLNDVVVVGYGTQKKENLTGSVGIVNTQDLESRPLTNTSQALQGTVSGVFALQSSGKPGDDNTVIDIRGVGTFGDNSPLVLVDGFPGAIGDVNPNDVQSISVLKDAASSAIYGNRAANGVILITTKRGSAGKVRVNYSGYAGVQSPTRLPKVLNSVQYTTLYNEAAVNSGSAPLYPDSTIQKYAAYNNPLYPDINYFDVYYGNAYMQNHRVSATGGSDNINYSFMLGHLDQDGILVATNYKKTDFRLNLDSYHLKDKKLRVSGNISGNLGIKNEPTDLWNAEWYATLAPIHPLKDANGSWVSVNGERNYYGEIKEGSTNLTKRYNFSGQAEAEYKILPGLSAQLTYGYNVISTNGNAFHANVTLQNQNGTVTQLPSDLTTTSEIDGHSLLTGLLKYNKTINRHSFNLLGGYSEEEFTYDWQNGYRAHFVNNSQRILNLGDAATQTNNAGSYALGLRSFFGRFGYAFDEKYLFEANIRRDGSSRFAQGKQWGTFPSFSAAWVISKEGFMKNMSWLDFAKIRTSWGRLGNQNISNYYNGSDILSSGQNYSFGGTLYSGVAITAMTNKDLTWETAQQLDLGLDISLHNNIEITVDYFDKRTKNLLLTQPIPLTIAQSAPMANAGEVQNKGFELGISYRKTFDNGIKLRTSLNLSHIVNKVTQLDVPQQLTSPKAVVVGSAINSFYGYQMTGIYQISDFTWQNNSDASIPYASRTYTLKPGVVKVSDFNAQPGDIKYADLNGDGIVDQNHDRKIIGKQFPSVTYAFNFNVAWKGFDLGAFLQGVHGMQGYTYYEIASPFSGFANLGTWWLNRWTPQNPSNTYPRLTLDGVRNNIHSSFYVENASYLRIKNIELGYTLNPAALKKIGLSSLRIYANVQNAFTFTKFKGFDPEQTSDQTRAEAYPQVRVMTAGVNVNF, from the coding sequence ATGAAACGAAAATTACTTATTTCAAATTATTTGTATTCAAAGGGGTTCCGCGCTGCACTTAAAACCCTGGCACTATTTATACTGCCAATAGGTGCTAACGCGTTAACCCCCAATTTAATAAATCACAACAATGGCCCGATAACCGGGCAAATAGCTTCTGATAAAGCAGTTATTACCGTAAAAGGATCCATTATAGACGCTTCCAATGGCCAACCCCTGATAGGTGTCTCTATCAGTGTTAAGGGAACCAACAAAGGTACGCTGAGTGATATTAAGGGCAACTTTCAACTTACTAATGTACCGGATAACGCTGTACTCGTTGTAACCTACATCTCTTACGAAAAAGTTGAAATAGCCGTAAGCGGGAAGACTGATATTGCTATAAAACTTCAGCCCTCAATGAAAACCCTAAACGATGTGGTAGTAGTTGGTTACGGAACGCAGAAAAAAGAAAACCTGACAGGATCTGTAGGTATTGTAAATACACAGGACCTGGAAAGCAGGCCCTTGACAAATACCAGCCAGGCGCTACAAGGTACAGTTTCAGGTGTTTTTGCGCTGCAAAGTTCGGGTAAACCCGGAGATGATAATACCGTCATCGACATCCGAGGGGTAGGAACTTTCGGAGATAATTCCCCCCTGGTATTGGTTGACGGTTTTCCGGGAGCTATCGGAGACGTGAACCCTAATGATGTTCAATCAATCTCGGTGCTTAAAGATGCGGCGTCGTCTGCTATTTATGGTAACCGTGCAGCAAACGGGGTTATTTTAATTACTACTAAACGAGGATCAGCGGGTAAAGTTCGTGTAAACTATAGCGGCTATGCAGGTGTTCAGAGCCCGACAAGGCTACCCAAGGTATTAAATTCTGTTCAATATACAACGCTTTACAATGAGGCAGCCGTAAATTCCGGTTCTGCTCCCCTATATCCTGATTCGACAATTCAAAAATACGCCGCTTACAACAATCCATTATACCCTGATATCAATTACTTCGATGTATACTATGGTAATGCTTATATGCAAAATCACCGTGTAAGCGCTACGGGTGGAAGTGACAATATTAACTATTCATTTATGCTGGGCCATTTGGATCAGGACGGGATCCTGGTTGCTACCAATTATAAGAAAACAGACTTCCGTCTTAATCTTGACAGTTATCACCTAAAAGATAAAAAACTCCGTGTTTCCGGCAATATATCCGGAAACTTGGGGATAAAAAACGAACCGACAGATCTTTGGAATGCTGAATGGTATGCAACCTTGGCGCCAATACATCCGCTTAAAGATGCAAATGGCAGCTGGGTTTCTGTTAACGGTGAACGCAACTATTACGGTGAAATTAAGGAAGGCAGTACAAACCTTACAAAACGTTACAATTTTAGCGGCCAGGCCGAAGCTGAATATAAAATTTTGCCCGGTTTAAGCGCGCAGCTTACCTACGGTTATAATGTTATCTCTACTAACGGAAATGCCTTTCATGCCAATGTAACCTTGCAAAACCAAAATGGAACGGTTACGCAGTTACCTTCAGACCTGACTACAACAAGCGAGATTGACGGCCACTCGTTGCTTACCGGTTTACTGAAATATAATAAGACGATCAATCGTCATTCATTCAATTTATTGGGCGGTTACAGCGAAGAGGAGTTTACTTATGACTGGCAAAACGGCTATCGTGCACATTTCGTAAATAACTCGCAACGTATATTGAATCTTGGCGATGCAGCCACGCAAACCAACAATGCAGGCAGCTATGCCCTTGGCCTTCGCTCTTTTTTTGGTCGTTTTGGCTACGCTTTTGACGAAAAATACTTATTCGAAGCCAATATCAGAAGAGATGGTTCTTCCCGGTTTGCACAAGGCAAGCAATGGGGCACATTTCCATCATTTTCAGCGGCATGGGTAATATCGAAGGAAGGTTTTATGAAAAATATGAGCTGGCTTGATTTTGCAAAAATCCGTACTTCCTGGGGCCGTTTAGGTAATCAGAATATTAGCAATTACTATAATGGCAGCGATATCCTGAGTTCAGGGCAGAATTATTCCTTTGGCGGAACACTTTACTCGGGTGTTGCCATTACGGCAATGACTAACAAAGATCTGACATGGGAAACAGCCCAACAACTTGATTTGGGCCTCGACATTTCCTTGCATAACAACATTGAAATTACCGTAGATTATTTTGATAAAAGAACTAAAAACCTGTTGTTAACTCAGCCCATCCCACTAACAATTGCCCAATCGGCCCCAATGGCTAATGCAGGCGAAGTGCAAAACAAGGGCTTCGAGCTTGGAATCTCGTATAGAAAAACGTTTGATAATGGCATTAAATTAAGGACTTCATTAAACCTTTCACACATTGTTAACAAAGTTACCCAACTGGACGTGCCTCAGCAGCTGACTTCCCCAAAAGCAGTTGTTGTTGGCTCTGCTATAAATTCATTCTACGGATATCAGATGACCGGGATCTACCAGATCTCCGACTTTACATGGCAAAATAACAGCGATGCATCTATCCCTTACGCAAGTCGCACCTATACGCTTAAACCCGGGGTTGTTAAAGTAAGCGATTTCAACGCCCAACCAGGTGACATTAAATATGCAGACCTTAACGGTGATGGTATTGTTGACCAAAATCATGACCGCAAAATTATCGGGAAACAGTTTCCAAGCGTAACGTATGCTTTCAACTTTAATGTGGCCTGGAAAGGCTTTGACCTTGGGGCATTTTTACAAGGCGTACATGGTATGCAAGGTTATACCTACTATGAAATAGCTTCGCCTTTCAGCGGTTTTGCAAACCTCGGTACCTGGTGGTTAAACAGGTGGACTCCACAGAATCCGTCTAATACTTATCCGCGCCTTACCTTGGATGGTGTAAGGAACAATATCCACTCTTCCTTTTACGTGGAAAACGCATCCTATCTGAGGATCAAAAACATCGAATTAGGATATACTTTAAATCCGGCAGCCCTTAAGAAAATAGGCTTAAGCTCACTTAGGATCTACGCGAATGTGCAAAATGCCTTCACGTTCACCAAATTCAAAGGCTTTGACCCGGAACAAACCTCAGACCAAACAAGGGCCGAAGCATATCCGCAGGTTCGTGTTATGACCGCAGGTGTAAATGTTAATTTCTAA
- a CDS encoding HlyD family secretion protein — translation MKNHHETNKRRQKAIIFNVLSALVILGAVTWGITVFFHFDSSAFTDDAQVEAYINPVNTRVAGYIKTISFSEHQQVKKGDTLVVIDDREYKIQLEQAEATLADAQANKIVANSGTDVAANGIAVSRANLDELKARLDNMEINYKRYQNLLKEDIVTQFQFDQVQTDLDATKAKYRALQAQQQGSSLTTSQTGKRVAVADAAVQKARAAVDMAKLNLSYTVITAPYNGVVGRKIIEEGQLMQAGQPLVSLVRGDGKWVTANYSESQIGKLQVGSAVQIRIDALTGKTFRGRVAAISEATGSRFSAVPVDNSTGNFVKVQQRIPVKIDFAGENNHEDLAALRAGMNAEVKLIKD, via the coding sequence ATGAAAAATCATCACGAAACAAATAAGCGCAGGCAAAAGGCCATCATATTTAATGTGCTTTCGGCACTGGTCATTTTAGGTGCGGTCACCTGGGGGATCACCGTTTTCTTTCACTTTGACAGTTCGGCTTTTACCGACGACGCCCAGGTGGAAGCATATATTAACCCGGTTAACACACGGGTGGCCGGTTATATCAAAACTATCAGCTTTTCGGAACATCAGCAGGTAAAAAAGGGCGATACCCTGGTGGTGATCGACGACCGGGAATACAAGATCCAACTGGAGCAGGCTGAAGCCACGCTGGCCGATGCGCAGGCGAATAAAATTGTTGCTAATTCGGGAACAGATGTTGCAGCTAATGGTATTGCCGTTTCCAGGGCTAACCTCGATGAGTTGAAAGCCAGGTTGGATAATATGGAAATCAATTATAAAAGGTACCAAAACCTGCTGAAAGAAGATATTGTGACCCAGTTTCAGTTTGACCAGGTACAAACAGATCTGGATGCGACTAAGGCAAAGTACAGGGCATTGCAGGCCCAGCAACAGGGATCATCCTTAACTACCAGCCAAACCGGCAAACGGGTAGCCGTGGCGGACGCTGCCGTTCAAAAAGCCCGGGCAGCCGTAGACATGGCCAAACTTAACTTGTCTTATACTGTAATTACAGCTCCTTATAATGGCGTTGTGGGCCGGAAGATCATTGAAGAAGGCCAGCTGATGCAGGCAGGGCAACCGCTTGTCAGTCTCGTGCGTGGTGACGGCAAATGGGTTACCGCCAATTACTCCGAATCGCAGATCGGCAAATTACAAGTCGGTTCGGCGGTGCAGATCAGGATTGACGCCCTTACCGGTAAAACTTTTCGCGGCCGGGTTGCTGCCATTTCGGAGGCCACCGGTAGCCGCTTTTCAGCTGTTCCGGTAGATAACTCCACCGGCAACTTTGTTAAAGTGCAACAACGGATCCCTGTTAAAATAGACTTTGCCGGCGAAAACAACCATGAAGACCTGGCTGCACTTCGGGCCGGTATGAATGCCGAGGTAAAACTAATAAAAGACTAA